GATACACCTTTCTTTGATAAAGCGGATAATAATTATACGTATCGGGCCCATTTACCAAAATGGATATTTATCTCTCCTGAAGACTTAGCTCGACGAATTTGGAATAATGTTGGGTATAAGACGAGGGAAATTAATGTTCCAGGATATGTGGCTTGTCTTGGCTGGGCTTACCAAGTTATTCCCGGTTTAGGTGACTGGGCAATTAAAAAATTTTTTGATTTCCAACAGGATAAGAAGAACTTATAAATGATTGATGCAAAATTTAAGTGGGAACTTGCCGATAATGCTTCCTCAGCAACTGTTGATAATCTTGAAAAAGAGTTAGGCATTTCTAGAATATTGGCAACCTTATTAGCTCAGCAAGGAATCGATTCAACCGAACAAGCAAAAAAATTCTTTGAACCATCGATAGAAGAGATCCATGATCCAACCTTATTGCATGATATGGATAAAGCAGTTGAGCGAATTGAGCAGGCAGTTGAAAAGCAAGAACAAATTACTATTTATGGTGATTATGATGCCGATGGAATTACTAGCACATCCTTAATGTATGAAACGTTATTATCTATCGGTGCCAATGTTAATTATTATGTCCCAAATCGGTTTACAGATGGATATGGGCCTAACATGGACGCTTACCAACGCCTTATTGATAATGGTACCCAGCTTTTTATTACGGTGGATAATGGCGTTAGCGGAAAAAATGTTATCGATAAGGTAATAGCAGCAGGAGTAGATGTTGTAATTACTGACCACCATGAGTTGCCTGCTGACTTGCCTAATGCGGTTGCGATCGTTCACCCTCGTTATCCTGGTAGTAATTATCCTTTTCCTGATTTGTCAGGCGTTGGTGTTGCATTTAAGGTGGCTTGGGCTTTAACTGGTGAGTTTCCTGTTGAAGAACTGGACTTAGTTGCAATTGGTGAAATAGCTGATGTAGTAAACGTTACGGACGAAAATCATGCGTTAATTTCCTGTGGCATTCAGCAATTACGACAGGGGATGCGTCCAGGATTAGCGGCTTTAATGAAATTAGCTGATATTAAAGCTAACAATCTAACTGATCAGGATATTGGATTTGGAATTGCACCACGGCTAAATGCGCTTGGCCGAATTGCTGATGCTAATGATGGAGTTAAATTACTGACGAGTTTAGATGAGAATGAATCACAAAAATTAGCTAAAGAGGTAGATCAGGCGAATAAAGAACGTCAGAACCTAGTTGCTGATATTATGAAAGAGGCAGAAAAACAAGCTAATAGTTCAGCTAACCAGCAGAAAAAGACCTTATTAATTGTTGGAAAAGGTTGGCATCAAGGCGTATTAGGAATTGTTGCCAGTCGGATTATGAATGAGACTGGAAAGCCAACAATTGTCGCATCAACTGATCAAAATAATCCGACCTTAATAAAAGGATCTGGTAGAAGCGTTGACAGTTTTAACCTGTTCAATGCCTTGGAGGCTCATCGTGAACTATTTACGACATTTGGCGGGCACCCTGCTGCTTGTGGTCTTTCTTTTGATTCGAAAAATATTGTACCTCTGCAAATAGCCTTGGAAGAAGAAGCAGTCAAACAAAAATTTGATCCAACGGTAAAGCAACCTCTTCCAATCGCAATGAAACTTGTACCAGCTGATGTTACCCAACAGTTATATAACGATATTCAACGGGTTGCTCCATTTGGTCCAGGAAATATGGAACCGGTTTTTGAATTAAATAACGTTAAAGTTGTCGATGTCAAAACAATGGGACAGGAACACCAGCATTTAAAATTTTCGATTGTAAGTGATAAAAAAAATCTAACAGTCGTTGCTTTTGGTCAAGGAAATTTGGCAACACTATTATCCGCGCCAACCGGACAAATTAATTTAGCCGTTAAAGTTAGTCTTAATGAGTGGCGTGGTAAAAAAAGTGTCCAACTGATGTTAGAAGATCTCCAAATTAATGGAACGGTAATTATTGATGAACGAACGAATAAACTAACTCCTCAGCTTTTTAGTTCTTCAGATTATTACATTGTAAGAGAGCCAAGATTGCGAGAAAATATTGCTCCCCATGTGGCTCCTGGCTATACTTTATCGATCGAAGAAGCAATTAAGACTGATTTTTCTGGTCAACAAGTAACGCTGGTTGACTGCCCATCTAGTGAAGAAATGCTAAAACGGATTTTTGCAGAGGATGAAGAAGAACCAGCAACTATTCGCTTATTACTGTATCAGCGAAAAAGTGCCTATTTAGCTGGACTGCCAACACGGAATGATTTTGCACAGCTTTATCGATTTATTTATAAGCAAAAAGAATTAAAATGGCCCATGCAAGCTAAAGCAGTTAGCAATCATTTAAAGATTAATATGGATCGATTAAATCTAATGATTCAAGTGTTTTCTGAAGCAGGATTTGTTACAATAAAAGATGATGTGTTAAAGTTTAATGAGTCAACTAATAAGACTGATTTAACGCAAACTAAACGTTATCAAAAACAATTAGCACAATATAAAGTTGAACAACAGTTGCTTTTTAATGATGCTGCAACGGTTGCTAACTGGTTATTGAAATATTTAAATTTAGAATAAATGGCTTTAGACCTTTATAAATACGTAGCTAGTGTTCCTGATTATCCAGAAAAGGGTATTATCTTTCGAGATATTTTGCCATTAATGGCTGATGGGGCTGCCTTTAAGCAAGCTACTGACGAATTAGTTGATTATGCTAAGGATAAAAAGGTAGATATGGTAGTAGGACCAGAAGCGCGAGGTTTTATTGTTGGGTGTCCTATTGCTCGCGAACTGGGTGTTGGATTTGCTCCAGCACGTAAAAAGGGTAAGTTGCCAAGAAAAGCAATTAGTGCATCTTATGACTTAGAATACGGAACAGCTACCTTGCAAATGGAAGCCGATGCAATTAAACCGGGACAACGGGTTCTTGTTGTGGATGATCTCTTAGCTACAGGTGGAACAATCTCTGCAACAATTGATATGGTTGAACAAATGGGTGGTATTGTTGTTGGCTGTGCATTCTTAATCGAATTAAAAGATCTTCATGGTCGCGATAAGCTTAAAGATTACGATATGAAGGCATTAATGGAATTTTAAATGATTTTCTTAGTAATAATGGGAGCCTTATTTTTGATTTTGGGTGGTTTTTATCTTGCTAATTCATGGCAACAGTATCGCGAATGGAAAAGCGGGACAATTATTGTAGTATTGAGTATTATCGCAATTGTTTATGGTGTGATTAATTTACCTTATTTTCATCATAATAATTCTGCTAGCTCAAGCCAAAGTACTTCATCTTCACAAGTGGCGCGGTCCAGTAGTTTTTCATCATTTTCAAATGGATTAGCGATTGGCAATTCAAGTGCAAATGAAGCGCAACAAGAAAGTAAGACAATGGCTGTTTTGCGTCAAATGCAAAAGGGTTATTCAAAATTAGGTTCAGTTGATTATAACGAAGATAGTAAGACATTCCAGATCACGCCAACTGATGATAATACGGTTGAAGCATTGAAAGCTTTAGCGCAAGATCCAAGTCAGGCTGAACAAATGGGCTGGCCTAACTTAACTAAGTCGATTAAAAGCAATTCAGGGCAAGTAGAAAAAGCATTAGGTGAAGGATATTCAATTAGTATTATGAATCCAAGTGATTCTAGTCAGGCGTTGTATACGGCCAAAGATGGCAAAACTACATACGATATTGCTAATCAATAAGGAGACATACTCAAGTGGCTGAAGAGGACGGTTTCGAAAACCGTTAGGCGTGTAAAAGCGTGCAGGGGTTCAAATCCCCTTGTCTCCTAAGGTATCTGTCAAGTTTTCATAGGTAGCCTTTAAATATACAGTTTTAGTGGGTTAGTGCCTTAAAAAGTTGTCCCATTGGTCTACTTGTGGCTGTGTTAATCGGAATTATTCCTTGTACTGCTCCAATTGACGGCTTTGTCGGTGCCTTTCTTAGAAACTCTCCAGTTCGAATATGCATTTCCTGTAATAGGCTGGTTTGAGCCACTCGAGGATGAACTGTTAATTGTTCTAGGATTGTATTTAAACTAGCTTGCAGTTCACCATTCATTCGGGCTTCAATTAAACCAATCATGGCTTTAGCCCCCTGCTCAGTCCATGACTTGCCCTGTTTCTTCATCCGGTAAGTAAAAGCCCGGTGAGAACTTTCGACTGAACCAATTAAATGAATATCCTTAAATCCACGCATTTGTGGTGAGAGGATATACCGCCAATTTCGCCGAAATTGGCGGTATATCCTCTCACCACAAATGCGTGGATTTAAGGATATTCATTTAATTGGTTCAGTCGAAAGTTCTCACCGGGCTTTTACTTACCGGATGAAGAAACAGGGCAAGTCATGGACTGAGCAGGGGGCTAAAGCCATGATTGGTTTAATTGAAGCCCGAATGAATGGTGAACTGCAAGCTAGTTTAAATACAATCCTAGAACAATTAACAGTTCATCCTCGAGTGGCTCAAACCAGCCTATTACAGGAAATGCATATTCGAACTGGAGAGTTTCTAAGAAAGGCACCGACAAAGCCGTCAATTGGAGCAGTACAAGGAATAATTCCGATTAACACAGCCACAAGTAGACCAATGGGACAACTTTTTAAGGCACTAACCCACTAATGCCGTGAGGCATGGAGCGGACCATTACTAATCGGTCGAGGACTTAACCAAGGAGCGGTAAGGTTTATTGGAAGAGAATAGATAGGATTTAGTTTTGAGAGCACAAGCTCTCGTCCGAAGGGACAAAAAGTGTGGTGATGATGGCTTGAAGGATACACCTGTTCCCATGCCGAACACAGAAGTTAAGCTTCAACACGCCGAAAGTAGTTGGGGGATCGCTCCCTGCGAGGATAGGACGTTGCCATGCGAAAGTGTGGTGATGATGGCTTGAAGGATACACCTGTTCCCATGCCGAACACAGAAGTTAAGCTTCAACACGCCGAAAGTAGTTGGGGGATCGCTCCCTGCGAGGATAGGACGTTGCCATGCGATGCTGACTTAGCTCAGTTGGCAGAGCACGTCACTAGTAATGATGAGGTCGGAGGTTCGAATCCTCTAGTCAGCACTAATGACCTACAAACATCTTACCACACGTGAATTAACTCTCATAGCTGAATTTTATCGTCAAGACACTCGAGCTTATCAAGTTGCTAAATCACTAAAGCGTAGTGCTGAAACAATTTATCGAGTTTATCGTTATTTAGATACGGGTAAGACAATTGCGCAGTATTTAAAGCAGTACCAACGGAATAAGCGCCGTTGTGGTCGTAAACCAATGACATTACCTGATGATGAAGTAAGTTACATTACCAAGCAAGTTAGTCAAG
The genomic region above belongs to Limosilactobacillus reuteri and contains:
- the recJ gene encoding single-stranded-DNA-specific exonuclease RecJ → MIDAKFKWELADNASSATVDNLEKELGISRILATLLAQQGIDSTEQAKKFFEPSIEEIHDPTLLHDMDKAVERIEQAVEKQEQITIYGDYDADGITSTSLMYETLLSIGANVNYYVPNRFTDGYGPNMDAYQRLIDNGTQLFITVDNGVSGKNVIDKVIAAGVDVVITDHHELPADLPNAVAIVHPRYPGSNYPFPDLSGVGVAFKVAWALTGEFPVEELDLVAIGEIADVVNVTDENHALISCGIQQLRQGMRPGLAALMKLADIKANNLTDQDIGFGIAPRLNALGRIADANDGVKLLTSLDENESQKLAKEVDQANKERQNLVADIMKEAEKQANSSANQQKKTLLIVGKGWHQGVLGIVASRIMNETGKPTIVASTDQNNPTLIKGSGRSVDSFNLFNALEAHRELFTTFGGHPAACGLSFDSKNIVPLQIALEEEAVKQKFDPTVKQPLPIAMKLVPADVTQQLYNDIQRVAPFGPGNMEPVFELNNVKVVDVKTMGQEHQHLKFSIVSDKKNLTVVAFGQGNLATLLSAPTGQINLAVKVSLNEWRGKKSVQLMLEDLQINGTVIIDERTNKLTPQLFSSSDYYIVREPRLRENIAPHVAPGYTLSIEEAIKTDFSGQQVTLVDCPSSEEMLKRIFAEDEEEPATIRLLLYQRKSAYLAGLPTRNDFAQLYRFIYKQKELKWPMQAKAVSNHLKINMDRLNLMIQVFSEAGFVTIKDDVLKFNESTNKTDLTQTKRYQKQLAQYKVEQQLLFNDAATVANWLLKYLNLE
- a CDS encoding adenine phosphoribosyltransferase, with translation MALDLYKYVASVPDYPEKGIIFRDILPLMADGAAFKQATDELVDYAKDKKVDMVVGPEARGFIVGCPIARELGVGFAPARKKGKLPRKAISASYDLEYGTATLQMEADAIKPGQRVLVVDDLLATGGTISATIDMVEQMGGIVVGCAFLIELKDLHGRDKLKDYDMKALMEF
- a CDS encoding DUF308 domain-containing protein, producing MIFLVIMGALFLILGGFYLANSWQQYREWKSGTIIVVLSIIAIVYGVINLPYFHHNNSASSSQSTSSSQVARSSSFSSFSNGLAIGNSSANEAQQESKTMAVLRQMQKGYSKLGSVDYNEDSKTFQITPTDDNTVEALKALAQDPSQAEQMGWPNLTKSIKSNSGQVEKALGEGYSISIMNPSDSSQALYTAKDGKTTYDIANQ